TTGATATTTGATGTTCCTAAAAATGAACTGCCGGTGGTAGTACCCTTGGTGAAAGAGTGTATGGAAAAGGCCATCACCCTTGACGTTCCCCTGGTGGTAGAAGTCAAGGCCGGCCCCAGTTGGTACGATGCAAAACCGGTGGATGAAGCAAACTTGATAATGGAGTAACGGATATGCCGGAATTACCAGAAGTAGAAACCATTAAACACTCACTACAAACACATATCACAGGTTTAACCATAGCCGATGTTAAAGTATTTCTGCCCAAAATTATACGCAGTCACACCCCCGGTGATTTTAAAAAAGCATTGGTGGGGCAAAAAGTTAAAGACCGACTTTACCGGCGCGGCAAGTATTTAATGATACCTTTAAGTGAACGTACTTTGGTTGTTCACTTTAGAATGACCGGCAGGCTGGTTTTTTTAGATGAAAAAACGGACTTGCCCAAGTATACGCACCTGCTTTTTGTTTTTGATAATGGAAGACAGATGGCCTTTGCCGATATGCGCCAATTTGGGCAAATTCACCTACTGCCCAATGCAGAAGTTAACAAGATAGCGGGCATAAAAAATATGGGGCCGGAGCCACTGGGTGACAATTTCACAGTGGAATACTTCCAAAGGGAATTAAAAAGAAGGCGGGCAAAGATAAAATCCCTGTTATTAAATCAATCCTTTGTGGCCGGCCTGGGCAATATTTACGCCGATGAGGCACTGCATTTGGCCAAAATAGACCCTGAGCGTCCCGCTCAACAGTTAACAAAGGATGAAATTATACAGTTACATCAGGCCATTGTGGCAGTGTTACAACAGGGGATTAAAAACCGAGGCACTTCCTTTAGGGACTACGTGGATGCCCAGGGCAACATCGGCAATAATCAAGATATGCTGCAGGCCTATAACCGTAAAGGGCAGCCATGCAACTTTTGCGGCACAGCCATTGAGCGCAAAAAAGTGACGGGCCGCAGTTCATACTACTGTCCACAGTGCCAAACTTAGCACCATGGTTGAACATGCACCAAATTACTTTCTTTCCCATATAGTGAACAAAAATATACTGAGCTATATGGGAGGGAAATGTTTTGGAACTGCTGACGACAGCAATTTTCGCACTGGCCCTAAACATCGATGCCCTGGGGGCCGGGGTAGCTTACGGCATAAGAAAAATTAAAATACCTTTCTCTTCGTTATTAATAATAAGCCTAATGTCAGTACTGGCAATTATCATTTCGATGACCTTTGGCCATGTGGTTGCCGGTTATCTTTCAGAGGCTTTAGCCACTCGCATTGGCGGCATCATGCTGATGTGCATCGGCGTGTGGATACTAATACAGTCTTGGCCTAAATCAAAGGGCAAAAAGACTAAAAATATGTTAGAAACTAATGACCCAACGGTAATGCAAATACGTATCCGCTCCTTAGGCCTGGTAATCCAAATACTGCGGGACCCTTCAATGGCAGACCTAGATAAATCAGGGGTTATCAGCCCCCAAGAGGCCCTGCTGTTGGGAACAGCGCTGGCCATGGATGCCTTTGCCGCCGGTTTTGCCGTTTCAATGATGGGTTTTAATCTTTTGCTAACGGGCATAGTGGTCGGTGTGGGGCACATAGTAATGACCTACGGAGGATTGTTAATGGGCAGCGGTATTTCCACCTCCGCCATCGGACATAGAATAGCTGTATTACCGGGATTTTTGTTAATAGCACTGGGGTTATCCCAAATGTATTAATTCTAAAAAATATCAACTGGGTGATAGTAATGACTGTTATCGGATTGACCGGTGGCATTGCCAGCGGTAAAACCAGCGTAGCTAATTACTTAGCTCAACTGGGAGCAAAAATATTAGATGCTGATATAATAGCAAGAGAGGTGGTTGCTCAAGGCAGCCCGGCGCTAAAGGAAATTGCACACACCTTTGGGCCGGGCGTATTGCACGCCGATGGCACCTTAAACAGAAAAAAACTGGCCTCTATAGTTTTTGATAACAGTGAAGCCTTAGAAAAATTAAACGCAATTATGCACCCCAAAATTTCAAAAATAGTTGCCGATGAAATTGCTTGGCATAAACAAACAGGGGAGCAAAAGATGCTGCTACTGGTGGCCCCACTTTTAATTGAGGTAGGCCTTCACAAACAAGTGGACCAAGTTTGGCTGGTGCATGTTAACCCTCAAACCCAAATCGATCGTTTAATAAAAAGGGACAAGCTTAGTAAAGAAGAGGCCCTAAAACGTATTAACTCACAGCTGCCGGAATCGGAACGGTTAAAATTCGCCCATGAGGTGATTGATAACAACGGCAGCTGGGAAAACACACGCAAGCAAGTATTGAAGTTATGGAATCTCTATGCAACCGGTGATACTGATAAAAAGAACTGAATATATTTTGCAATAGCATTTGCTTACCTAAGTTTTGTGGAGTGATATGTTTGTTCCGACAGAAGAAAAAAAAGATGCCCTATATAAAATTAATTCTGCTGCTGGCAATAATGTTATTTGTACTTTTTAAAAGCCATGACTTAGCCAAGCAGATTTACCCATTTCCCTATCGCGAATCCATTACCCACCATGCCATAGCCAACAATATAGACCCTTACCTACTGGCAGCATTAATAAAAACTGAAAGCAACTTTAATCCCGAGGCCACTTCACCGGCCGGCGCCCGAGGTCTATTGCAAATTATGCCAGATACAGGTATGTGGATTGCCGATCAAATGGGAAGAACAGATTTTAACCCTGACCAGTTATATAACCCAGAAATAAGTATTAACATGGGTGCCTGGTACCTGTCTAATTTAAAAAAAGAATTTCCCGGAGACCAAGCCTTAATTTTAGCCGCATACAATGCCGGTCGCGGCAACGTTAGTAACTGGTTAGAAAATGGATACTGGACCGGTGAAACTAAAAACATCGACCAAATACCCTTCGCAGAAACCAGGCATTATGTGCGAAAGATAATGTGGAATTACAAGGTATATAAACTACTATATGACGGCACTAATCAGTAAAATTGCCTTGCAGAGATCTCACCACTATGTTATAATGTTTCTTGTCAGTAAACGTGTCGGAGTGGCGGAATCGGCAGACGCGCACGTTTGAGGGGCGTGTCCGAGAGGGTGAGGGTTCAAGTCCCTCCTCCGACACCAAGGCAAAAAGCCTTTGCAAACTTCTAATTATTAGAATATGCAAAGGCTTTTTTATTGTTTATTAACTAATATTTAGTAGTTATAAAGCTCGTCTAGTATTGCGTTGTTAAAAACGGTGATAAAATCCTAAAGGGGTGCGGACAAAATCTTGGACAACTTAAGCCACTAATCCTATGCGCTGTCGGTACTCCACTGGACTCATCACACCTTAATTTGATTCTTTACTCATTATACCAGACAAGACATCTATCAAGGTGTAACTGTCAAATAATTTTGAACAAATTTACGCAAATAACTATTAACACCTAGTTATTCCCAAAAATGGTTTCCCTGTGCTTGATTCTATAGCTATCCCCAGTAAGATTAATCACTTCACTCCTATGAATAAGCCTATCCAGGATAGCAGTGGCCCCCAGTAACTCACTCCAATCTTCCGAGCTTTTGTTAGATATTGCTATCACTGAAGACTGGCCATAAAGTTTGTTGATTAGCTGGAAAAAAAGATTTCCTTCATGGCGGTCCATGGCTAAAAACATCAAATCATCAATAATTACCAGGTCTGAGTCAATGATTTTTATTAACCTTGTCTTGGATTTACGGGTAATTTCCTGGGTTTTAAGTACCTGCACCAAGTCATCCATGGTAATAAAACTAACTTTATAGCCTCTATGCACTGCTTCCAATCCTAGTCCGGTAGCAATAAAGGTCTTGCCGACCACGGGTGGGCCAAGCAGTATCAGGTTATATCCTTGATCCAGCCACCATAATTCTCTTAGTTGTTTTAGCTGTTTTTTGCTTAGAGATTTTTGTTCTCTTAGGTCAAATTCATCAAGAGTTTTGTGCTCCGGAAAGGCAGCCTGTTTGAGCCGCCTTTCCAGGGATTTTTCTTCACGCCTTTGAACTTCATAGCTAATTAGTTTGAAAAGAAAATAGTGTTTATGCTTATTTGCGTAAATCTGTTGATTCTAGTTTACCAGTTACACAGGATATCATTAAAATCATTTATGCTGACTCCATTCCAAAACCGGTTATAAAATATCTCATTTTTTCCAGAATTAAGATGCTTGATAATTGAATCTGTTTCCGAAAAACTGCCAATGCGTTCCGGTATCTGTATCTGTTTCGTCATACTTTTTAATACTTTCCAGCATTCTTGCACATCAAAAAAACCGGGAGAACCTACCCGGTTAAACACTATAAAAGCGTTCTCTGTTTTATTGACTTTTTTTAACGTCGGTAATAACTGAACCACTCCCTCCAAAGAGCCATATTCAGGATTAACCGTTATTAACACCGTATCCATAAAAGGCAAAAGTTTTTCTAAAAAAGTAAAGCTTTTTGGTAAATCAATGAACAGCATCTCGAATTGTCTTTAAAGGGCCTCAATCACTTTAAGTATTTTGCTTAGGTCTAATTCATGATAATTGTTGCTACTATAACACCCGGTACTATATACAGGTTTCCTAAATCAGGATGTTTTATAGTGTATTCATCTATACTGTACCCTGTGCTTTCATCCCAGGTACTAATAGAAGGCCATAGTATGTCCGGGTTTTCTAACATTTCTAAACAACTTATGCCATAAACAGTTGGCACCTTTGGAAATTCAGCTAGATCGAGAATAGCAACCGGCCTTCTATTAGGAATATTAATAGCCGCAGCAGTGGCCAATGAAGTTAATAAAGTAGTGTTCCCTTTTCCGCCCCCAGGAGAAATTGCAGTAACTATGTTGTTTCGTACAAACCGGGTTTTGGCAGTGGTCTTTAGTTGTATAATTGGCTGGTCATCATTTTTACCGGGTGCCACAGCCTCCTTTGTTATAGTAACTTTTCCTGACCATTTAGGGCTTTTAGGATTAAGCAGTTTAGCTGCACCAGGGAAAAAGGTTGCCATTTCTATGCTTGCCCTGGCTGTAGGTTGTTGACCATTCCAATAAACCCTAACTTCTTTAATTTGGGATGCTACTGTTGTGTTTTTCAGATGGTTTCTAGCAATAATCTCAGCATGGGACGGATTATTTGTTGTAGCTAAATATACTACTGCATGTCGTGCGGCTCTATCGGTCTGGTAGCTGTTATATAACCACAAGCCGTGAATAAGAAATATACACAGAACTGCCAAATATATGCAAAAAACCAAAGCAAACTCTACCAATGCCTGTCCTTTTTGATCTTTAATAAGGTTTTTCATATTTCACCTCCTATAAAACAAAAAGCCCACTGTTAGGTTACTAACAGTGGGCTAGTGAACTATAGGCCAACTCTAATTTTTCTGTCGGTTTCGGGTAAATTCATCTTCTTAACAGTAATTGTAACACTATCTTTATTATCTTGCGGATATACGTCTGTCCATGAATCATTTGCTGGCCATGCCTCACCATTTATAGTGTATGTTCCTGGGCCTGCATTGAAATTATATGGATACTGCTTAATCTCCTTGGGGCCTAGATTAAGAGTGTGTACTTTCGGGCCTCCCGGTCCATTAATCGTAACCTTTACTGGCAGTGTGCCAGGGAAGTTATCTTTACGCCTTACAGTCACTGTTGATTCTACAAGAACGCTGTTGTCTGGAATTACCCAATTAGTTTTCAGAGGTTGTATTTTGATAGCTATATCATATGCTTGAACTTCGATGTGTGCTATATCCTCGTTGTTATCCCGGTTGGCGTCTGTTGGAGTGCTCACTGGTTCAATTCTTGATATTATTTCGGTGTTTGTATGTTGTGAGGTAACAGTAAAGTCATACTCTTTTGTTTCCCCGGGTTGAAACAAAGCCTCTGTTACCGGCAGTGTTACAGGGTATTCGTTGTTGCCCACCTTGTGCACCAGTGAAAGTCTAGCTGTCTCCGGTTGTGGATGATCGGCGTTGAGACTAAACCTTACTTTTGATGTAATTTTAGTGTTTGGCGCAACATCAAATACGTGCTCTGGTATTGTTGTTGAGAAGTCAGGGAGTTCTGCAACTATACCATACCAGGTAACCATCACCGGTAAGTACCAGCGCCAGCCCTCTACAGCGTTACTAAAACCTTCACCCTGGTCAGTGTGGTAGGCTTTAAGATCAAAGGCCCCTGCTTCGGGCGTCAAGTCAAAATTCCACTCGACGGTTGCACTGCCGGTTGTTAGGTCAGTGTCAACCTCCAGGGCAGAAAGATTATTGGGGGAGATATCTTAGATAATCTCTTAAAAAGATCTCCCACGCAACTCCCCAAGATTTTGGGCTAGAGGTATTGCCAGCATCATAATGCGATTGGTCAAATATATGTGTTGCCTCGACACGTGTTATTTCGTAGTGTTTTTTGTCATCTGGCAAAGTATAAACCTGAGTATGCTTTTTGCCTTTTTGCCCCTTTACATCAGGAACACCGTCATTATTCGTGTCCTGCCAGGTGACACCGTCACTGTGCAGCCAGATATCAAAATATCCGGCTCCTACCTGACGGTGTATAATTTGCTCA
This sequence is a window from Desulfofalx alkaliphila DSM 12257. Protein-coding genes within it:
- the mutM gene encoding bifunctional DNA-formamidopyrimidine glycosylase/DNA-(apurinic or apyrimidinic site) lyase, which produces MPELPEVETIKHSLQTHITGLTIADVKVFLPKIIRSHTPGDFKKALVGQKVKDRLYRRGKYLMIPLSERTLVVHFRMTGRLVFLDEKTDLPKYTHLLFVFDNGRQMAFADMRQFGQIHLLPNAEVNKIAGIKNMGPEPLGDNFTVEYFQRELKRRRAKIKSLLLNQSFVAGLGNIYADEALHLAKIDPERPAQQLTKDEIIQLHQAIVAVLQQGIKNRGTSFRDYVDAQGNIGNNQDMLQAYNRKGQPCNFCGTAIERKKVTGRSSYYCPQCQT
- the istB gene encoding IS21-like element helper ATPase IstB — its product is MYANKHKHYFLFKLISYEVQRREEKSLERRLKQAAFPEHKTLDEFDLREQKSLSKKQLKQLRELWWLDQGYNLILLGPPVVGKTFIATGLGLEAVHRGYKVSFITMDDLVQVLKTQEITRKSKTRLIKIIDSDLVIIDDLMFLAMDRHEGNLFFQLINKLYGQSSVIAISNKSSEDWSELLGATAILDRLIHRSEVINLTGDSYRIKHRETIFGNN
- the ytaF gene encoding sporulation membrane protein YtaF; this translates as MELLTTAIFALALNIDALGAGVAYGIRKIKIPFSSLLIISLMSVLAIIISMTFGHVVAGYLSEALATRIGGIMLMCIGVWILIQSWPKSKGKKTKNMLETNDPTVMQIRIRSLGLVIQILRDPSMADLDKSGVISPQEALLLGTALAMDAFAAGFAVSMMGFNLLLTGIVVGVGHIVMTYGGLLMGSGISTSAIGHRIAVLPGFLLIALGLSQMY
- a CDS encoding TadE/TadG family type IV pilus assembly protein, whose product is MKNLIKDQKGQALVEFALVFCIYLAVLCIFLIHGLWLYNSYQTDRAARHAVVYLATTNNPSHAEIIARNHLKNTTVASQIKEVRVYWNGQQPTARASIEMATFFPGAAKLLNPKSPKWSGKVTITKEAVAPGKNDDQPIIQLKTTAKTRFVRNNIVTAISPGGGKGNTTLLTSLATAAAINIPNRRPVAILDLAEFPKVPTVYGISCLEMLENPDILWPSISTWDESTGYSIDEYTIKHPDLGNLYIVPGVIVATIIMN
- a CDS encoding lytic transglycosylase domain-containing protein, with amino-acid sequence MFRQKKKKMPYIKLILLLAIMLFVLFKSHDLAKQIYPFPYRESITHHAIANNIDPYLLAALIKTESNFNPEATSPAGARGLLQIMPDTGMWIADQMGRTDFNPDQLYNPEISINMGAWYLSNLKKEFPGDQALILAAYNAGRGNVSNWLENGYWTGETKNIDQIPFAETRHYVRKIMWNYKVYKLLYDGTNQ
- the coaE gene encoding dephospho-CoA kinase (Dephospho-CoA kinase (CoaE) performs the final step in coenzyme A biosynthesis.); protein product: MTVIGLTGGIASGKTSVANYLAQLGAKILDADIIAREVVAQGSPALKEIAHTFGPGVLHADGTLNRKKLASIVFDNSEALEKLNAIMHPKISKIVADEIAWHKQTGEQKMLLLVAPLLIEVGLHKQVDQVWLVHVNPQTQIDRLIKRDKLSKEEALKRINSQLPESERLKFAHEVIDNNGSWENTRKQVLKLWNLYATGDTDKKN
- a CDS encoding ParA family protein, translated to MLFIDLPKSFTFLEKLLPFMDTVLITVNPEYGSLEGVVQLLPTLKKVNKTENAFIVFNRVGSPGFFDVQECWKVLKSMTKQIQIPERIGSFSETDSIIKHLNSGKNEIFYNRFWNGVSINDFNDILCNW